The following coding sequences are from one Triticum aestivum cultivar Chinese Spring chromosome 5A, IWGSC CS RefSeq v2.1, whole genome shotgun sequence window:
- the LOC123103147 gene encoding uncharacterized protein encodes MAGAESALPAVDHVVLDNSDTEVSEVVECDSTVVEVLDKSAGEEVRLQFPLGNKEDVESLGTVCDLENNEGNVAEATTLNVVALEMSISSKVSDESISLGCQTPRGNIFDPFAPGPEEALCGAPKKNVVRGVETLSRRKLIFESDDFPVKRLSFEFDDSEEEDLYLQGICKMFLDLIISNQALEATGDGEAVLIDAAIPPESYKTPESKPLLTGIADTCPDAPLRPSLKMIKLSPGICRKLDFGSVSPKTLFAEDNKS; translated from the coding sequence ATGGCGGGGGCTGAATCCGCACTACCCGCAGTTGATCATGTGGTGTTGGATAACAGCGATACTGAAGTCTCAGAGGTCGTGGAATGCGATTCCACAGTTGTAGAAGTGCTGGACAAGAGTGCCGGTGAAGAAGTTCGTCTGCAATTTCCCTTGGGAAATAAGGAAGATGTAGAATCCCTTGGCACAGTTTGTGATCTTGAGAATAATGAGGGTAATGTTGCTGAGGCAACCACTCtgaatgtggttgcactagaaatgtccatctctagcaaGGTTTCAGATGAAAGTATTTCACTGGGTTGTCAAACACCAAGGGGAAACATCTTTGACCCCTTTGCTCCAGGACCAGAGGAGGCGCTCTGCGGTGCGCCGAAGAAGAACGTGGTTAGGGGAGTAGAGACCCTCTCCCGCAGAAAGCTCATCTTTGAATCTGATGACTTCCCAGTCAAGAGGTTAAGCTTTGAGTTTGATGATTCAGAGGAGGAAGATCTGTATCTCCAGGGGATCTGCAAGATGTTTCTTGATCTGATCATCTCAAACCAAGCGCTGGAGGCAACCGGAGACGGCGAGGCTGTTCTGATAGATGCTGCCATCCCACCTGAAAGCTACAAGACCCCTGAATCAAAGCCTCTGCTCACCGGCATCGCGGACACCTGCCCGGACGCTCCTCTGCGGCCATCTCTGAAGATGATCAAGCTCAGCCCGGGCATCTGCCGGAAGCTCGACTTCGGTTCGGTCAGCCCCAAGACTCTTTTCGCTGAAGACAATAAGAGCTGA
- the LOC123103148 gene encoding uncharacterized protein, with translation MASTNGYGSVTGGGLPTHTATSKPPVDDPRHQKQRLRRRRGCLCCACLAVTLVLIAVVLLILFLTVLRVRDPTTRLVSTRLIGVAPRLTFPALSIQLNVTLLITVSVHNPNPASFSFPTGGHTDLTYRGAHVGDAEIDPGRVPSKGDADVKLALTLQAERFAGDLAQLVADVEAGSLPLEASTRIPGRVAVFGVFKRHAVAYSDCSFVFGVAELGVRSQECRDHTKL, from the coding sequence ATGGCGTCCACCAACGGCTACGGCAGCGTCACCGGCGGCGGCCTCCCCACGCACACGGCCACCTCCAAGCCGCCCGTCGACGACCCGCGCCACCAGAAGCAGCGCCTGCGCCGGCGCCGCGGCTGCCTCTGCTGCGCGTGCCTGGCCGTCACCCTCGTCCTCATCGCCGTCGTGCTCCTGATCCTCTTCCTCACCGTGCTCCGCGTGCGGGACCCGACGACGCGGCTCGTCTCCACGCGCCTCATCGGCGTGGCCCCGCGCCTCACCTTCCCGGCGCTCAGCATCCAGCTCAACGTCACCCTCCTCATCACGGTGTCCGTGCACAACCCCAACCCGgcctccttctccttccccacGGGCGGCCACACGGACCTCACCTACCGCGGCGCCCACGTCGGCGACGCCGAGATCGACCCCGGCCGCGTCCCCAGTAAGGGGGACGCGGACGTGAAGCTGGCGCTGACGCTGCAGGCGGAGCGGTTCGCCGGGGACCTGGCGCAGCTGGTCGCGGACGTGGAGGCCGGATCGCTGCCGCTGGAGGCCAGCACCAGGATCCCCGGGCGGGTGGCGGTGTTCGGCGTGTTCAAGCGCCACGCCGTCGCCTACTCCGACTGCAGCTTCGTCTTCGGCGTCGCGGAGCTGGGCGTCCGCAGCCAGGAGTGTCGCGACCACACCAAGCTCTGA